In Thermoanaerobaculia bacterium, a single genomic region encodes these proteins:
- a CDS encoding FxLYD domain-containing protein: MTKNLTVALLSLFCAAALAAANEVVVLKGGKTLELSKPYVLRGSQAVMTLKDGTVVSVAAADIDLPATRAARRPAQAPEVPAAALTPVEAARAQKGNAKARLKIGDADVTHTLEGAEPESGAGEGTEADAGGDAKLDVVDFDQRPTENAVAVKGTLRNSGKVPANNVALSIAAMDATGKVVASTTAAVSAGSLDAGSSATFTASLPMAAKAATLRFTPRWSSPAPAPRPAAGAAAGAAPAPGAAAPGSAPAAPAKPATPPPAPVKKEPAYRPQPDYAPPPANAPMEPTGDIHTGYIPGAHEETPPPPPPPPQN; encoded by the coding sequence ATGACCAAGAACCTCACGGTCGCCCTGCTGTCGCTCTTCTGCGCCGCCGCTCTGGCGGCCGCCAACGAGGTCGTCGTCCTGAAGGGCGGCAAGACCCTCGAGCTCTCGAAACCGTACGTGCTCCGCGGCTCGCAGGCGGTGATGACCCTGAAGGACGGGACCGTCGTCTCGGTCGCCGCCGCCGACATCGACCTGCCGGCCACGCGCGCGGCCCGGCGTCCCGCTCAGGCGCCGGAGGTTCCGGCGGCGGCGCTCACGCCGGTCGAGGCCGCCCGGGCCCAGAAGGGCAATGCGAAGGCGCGGCTGAAGATCGGCGACGCGGACGTCACCCACACGCTCGAGGGCGCCGAGCCGGAATCCGGCGCCGGAGAGGGGACCGAAGCCGACGCCGGGGGAGACGCGAAGCTCGACGTCGTGGACTTCGACCAGCGGCCGACCGAAAACGCGGTGGCGGTCAAGGGGACGCTGCGCAATTCCGGAAAGGTCCCGGCGAACAACGTCGCTCTTTCGATCGCCGCGATGGACGCGACCGGCAAAGTCGTCGCGAGCACGACCGCGGCCGTTTCGGCGGGCTCGCTCGACGCGGGCTCGTCGGCCACGTTCACGGCGAGCCTGCCGATGGCCGCGAAGGCCGCGACCCTGCGGTTCACTCCGCGCTGGTCGAGCCCGGCGCCCGCTCCGCGCCCGGCGGCGGGAGCCGCGGCGGGGGCCGCCCCCGCTCCCGGCGCGGCCGCGCCGGGAAGCGCCCCGGCCGCGCCCGCCAAACCCGCAACACCGCCGCCGGCCCCGGTGAAGAAGGAGCCGGCGTACAGGCCGCAGCCGGATTACGCGCCGCCGCCGGCGAACGCCCCGATGGAGCCCACGGGCGACATCCACACCGGTTACATTCCCGGCGCTCACGAAGAAACGCCGCCGCCCCCGCCGCCGCCGCCGCAGAATTGA